A portion of the Choristoneura fumiferana chromosome 20, NRCan_CFum_1, whole genome shotgun sequence genome contains these proteins:
- the LOC141439134 gene encoding thioredoxin domain-containing protein 12-like, with protein sequence MPTGALARAFFGIVFNTVYCTAKGRDNGFGNGYMWANSLEAGKQMAQHHKKPVMVIIHKSWCTACKNLKPKFATSSEIQSLSKYFVMVNLVDDEEPESALFAPDGSYIPRIMFLSPNGTIDHEIYNEDGSNQHKFFYSRPEQIAKSMKKVLDKYNLEHFDV encoded by the exons ATGCCGACCGGTGCTTTGGCAAGAGCGTTCTTCGGGATAGTTTTTAACACGGTGTACTGCACTGCCAAAGGTCGCGACAATGGGTTTGGGAACGGGTACATGTGGGCCAATTCGCTGGAAGCCGGTAAACAGATGGCTCAGCACCACAAGAAACCGGTGATGGTGATAATCCACAAGTCCTGGTGTACGGCGTGCAAAAACTTGAAACCGAAGTTCGCAACCTCTAGCGAGATCCAGTCACTGAGCAAATACTTCGTTATGGTCAATTTGGTGGACGACGAGGAACCAGAAAGCGCTCTGTTTGCCCCAGACGGTAGCTACATACCTAG GATCATGTTCCTGTCACCAAACGGAACAATAGACCATGAAATTTATAACGAAGACGGTAGCAATCAGCACAAATTCTTCTATAGTCGGCCAGAACAAATAGCCAAATCCATGAAGAAGGTCTTAGACAAATACAACCTCGAGCATTTCGATGTATGA